A genomic window from Lotus japonicus ecotype B-129 chromosome 1, LjGifu_v1.2 includes:
- the LOC130728695 gene encoding FBD-associated F-box protein At4g10400-like produces MSQPEMILPPEIDRISALPDEMLIHILSFLPTKSAFTTTVLSKRWKPLFHWLTAFYFDDERVRGKEARRSFSHFVDKVLLSPHVQHHPVKTFCLMCGCPGCKVDEWIQAMIRRGVENLDLTASPYTLLLWSSIFTSQTLVVLKLNGFYMELGDFESIDVPSLKTLHLTNTYFIKRKDFKKLLSVCPNLVDLYAPVGFLNDRYNENTGYKNLTKLEKACIYAFDVPFSTVYNVEFLRIEMMERRCSDKYMDSYYREMPVFHNLISIELCWGCFSGWAGVVEVLSYCPKLQTLAIEKHRHDQIYNDKWEKPVPECVSLHLTTCSIGNYQIHGTYGVDDFKFAAYIMQNAKLLQVMTLHIDHDSEESEKDRFLKHLSVRPRISPACKIECKYRS; encoded by the exons ATGTCACAACCGGAGATGATTCTGCCTCCGGAGATTGATCGAATCAGCGCCTTACCTGACGAGATGCTAATACACATCCTCTCTTTTCTTCCAACCAAGTCCGCATTCACCACCACCGTTCTTTCCAAACGCTGGAAGCCACTCTTCCACTGGCTCACCGCCTTCTACTTCGACGACGAGCGCGTAAGAGGCAAAGAGGCCCGCCGGAGCTTCAGTCACTTCGTGGACAAAGTTCTGCTCTCCCCGCATGTCCAGCACCATCCTGTCAAAACATTTTGCCTCATGTGTGGGTGCCCTGGGTGCAAAGTGGACGAGTGGATCCAAGCCATGATACGACGTGGTGTCGAGAACCTTGACCTGACCGCCTCGCCATATACGCTTCTCTTGTGGTCCAGCATTTTCACCTCACAAACGCTCGTCGTTTTGAAGCTGAATGGGTTTTACATGGAACTTGGTGATTTTGAGTCGATTGATGTTCCCTCGCTCAAAACTCTTCATTTGACAAATACTTATTTTATAAAAAGGAAGGATTTCAAGAAACTTCTTTCTGTGTGTCCCAACCTCGTGGATTTGTATGCTCCAGTTGGGTTTTTAAATGATCGCTACAATGAAAATACAGGGTATAAAAACTTGACCAAGTTGGAGAAAGCATGTATCTATGCATTCGATGTTCCTTTCAGCACAGTTTATAATGTCGAGTTTCTGCGGATAGAGATG ATGGAGCGTAGGTGCAGTGACAAATACATGGACTCCTACTACAGAGAAATGCCAGTGTTTCACAACTTAATCAGCATTGAGCTATGTTGGGGTTGCTTTTCTGGATGGGCTGGGGTAGTGGAAGTGCTCTCTTATTGTCCCAAGCTTCAAACTCTTGCCATTGAAAAG CATAGGCACGATCAAATTTACAATGACAAATGGGAAAAACCTGTTCCAGAATGTGTTTCATTACATCTTACAACATGCTCTATTGGAAACTATCAAATTCATGGTACGTATGGTGTTGATGATTTTAAATTTGCAGCATATATCATGCAAAATGCAAAGCTTTTACAAGTGATGACCCTTCACATTGACCATGATTCGGAGGAATCTGAGAAGGACCGATTCCTCAAACATTTATCCGTCCGCCCAAGAATCTCTCCAGCATGTAAAATTGAATGCAAGTATAGATCCTAA